In Bos taurus isolate L1 Dominette 01449 registration number 42190680 breed Hereford chromosome 9, ARS-UCD2.0, whole genome shotgun sequence, a single genomic region encodes these proteins:
- the CCR6 gene encoding C-C chemokine receptor type 6 isoform X1: MRVEPMNSTNIYDSNEDYFGLANSSDYLLDDDSFLCSLQEVRSFSGLFVPVAYSLICVCGLLGNILVVVTFAFYKKAKSMTDVYLLNMAVADILFVLTLPFWAVNHATGEWIFSNAMCKLTRGIYAINFNCGMLLLTCISLDRYIAIVQATKSFRLRSRTLAHHKLICLAVWAVSILISSSTFTFNQKYKLQGGDVCEPRYHAVSEPIRWKLLMLGLQLLFGFFIPLVFMIFCYAFIVKTLVQAQNSKRHRAIRVIIAVVLVFLACQIPHNMVLLVTAVNLGRTGRSCGSEKLLGYAKNVTEVLAFLHCCLNPALYAFIGQKFRSYFLKIMKDLWCVRKKQKAPGFSCSRLHSDTFTSRQNSETADNDNPSSFTM; this comes from the exons ATGAGAGTG GAACCAATGAATTCCACCAACATCTACGATTCAAATGAGGACTACTTTGGATTAGCTAATAGTTCAGATTACTTACTGGATGACGACAGCTTTCTGTGTTCCTTGCAGGAGGTCAGAAGTTTCTCTGGGCTCTTTGTGCCGGTCGCTTACTCCTTGATATGCGTCTGCGGCCTCCTGGGCAATATTCTGGTGGTGGTCACCTTCGCCTTTTATAAGAAAGCCAAGTCCATGACGGACGTTTATCTCTTGAACATGGCCGTGGCGGACATCCTGTTTGTCCTCACCCTCCCATTCTGGGCGGTCAACCACGCCACCGGCGAGTGGATTTTCAGCAACGCCATGTGCAAACTGACCCGGGGCATCTACGCCATCAACTTCAACTGCGGCATGCTGCTGCTGACCTGCATCAGCCTGGACCGCTACATCGCCATCGTGCAGGCCACCAAGTCCTTCCGGCTCCGCTCCAGAACCCTGGCTCACCACAAGCTGATCTGCCTGGCCGTGTGGGCAGTGTCCATCCTGATCTCCAGCTCGACCTTCACGTTCAACCAGAAGTACAAGCTGCAGGGCGGCGACGTCTGCGAGCCCCGGTACCACGCCGTGTCCGAGCCCATCCGCTGGAAGCTGCTGATGCTGGGGCTGCAGCTGCTCTTCGGCTTCTTCATCCCGCTGGTGTTCATGATCTTCTGCTACGCGTTCATCGTCAAGACCTTAGTCCAGGCGCAGAACTCGAAGCGGCACAGGGCCATCCGCGTCATCATCGCGGTGGTCCTCGTGTTCCTGGCCTGCCAGATCCCACACAACATGGTGCTCCTCGTGACCGCCGTCAACCTGGGCCGGACGGGCCGCTCGTGCGGCAGCGAGAAGCTGCTGGGCTACGCCAAGAACGTCACCGAGGTGCTGGCCTTCCTGCACTGCTGCCTCAACCCCGCGCTCTACGCTTTCATCGGCCAGAAGTTTCGGAGCTACTTTCTGAAGATCATGAAGGACCTGTGGTGCGTGAGGAAGAAGCAGAAGGCTCCGGGCTTCTCCTGCTCCCGGCTGCACTCGGACACCTTCACCTCCCGGCAGAACAGCGAGACCGCGGACAACGACAACCCGTCTTCCTTCACCATGTGA
- the CCR6 gene encoding C-C chemokine receptor type 6 (The RefSeq protein has 1 substitution compared to this genomic sequence): MNSTNIYDSNEDYFGLANSSDYLLDDDSFLCSLQEVRSFSGLFVPVAYSLICVCGLLGNILVVVTFAFYKKAKSMTDVYLLNMAVADILFVLTLPFWAVNHATGEWIFSNAMCKLTRGIYAINFNCGMLLLTCISLDRYIAIVQATKSFRLRSRTLAHHKLICLAVWAVSILISSSTFTFNQKYKLQGGNVCEPRYHAVSEPIRWKLLMLGLQLLFGFFIPLVFMIFCYAFIVKTLVQAQNSKRHRAIRVIIAVVLVFLACQIPHNMVLLVTAVNLGRTGRSCGSEKLLGYAKNVTEVLAFLHCCLNPALYAFIGQKFRSYFLKIMKDLWCVRKKQKAPGFSCSRLHSDTFTSRQNSETADNDNPSSFTM; this comes from the coding sequence ATGAATTCCACCAACATCTACGATTCAAATGAGGACTACTTTGGATTAGCTAATAGTTCAGATTACTTACTGGATGACGACAGCTTTCTGTGTTCCTTGCAGGAGGTCAGAAGTTTCTCTGGGCTCTTTGTGCCGGTCGCTTACTCCTTGATATGCGTCTGCGGCCTCCTGGGCAATATTCTGGTGGTGGTCACCTTCGCCTTTTATAAGAAAGCCAAGTCCATGACGGACGTTTATCTCTTGAACATGGCCGTGGCGGACATCCTGTTTGTCCTCACCCTCCCATTCTGGGCGGTCAACCACGCCACCGGCGAGTGGATTTTCAGCAACGCCATGTGCAAACTGACCCGGGGCATCTACGCCATCAACTTCAACTGCGGCATGCTGCTGCTGACCTGCATCAGCCTGGACCGCTACATCGCCATCGTGCAGGCCACCAAGTCCTTCCGGCTCCGCTCCAGAACCCTGGCTCACCACAAGCTGATCTGCCTGGCCGTGTGGGCAGTGTCCATCCTGATCTCCAGCTCGACCTTCACGTTCAACCAGAAGTACAAGCTGCAGGGCGGCGACGTCTGCGAGCCCCGGTACCACGCCGTGTCCGAGCCCATCCGCTGGAAGCTGCTGATGCTGGGGCTGCAGCTGCTCTTCGGCTTCTTCATCCCGCTGGTGTTCATGATCTTCTGCTACGCGTTCATCGTCAAGACCTTAGTCCAGGCGCAGAACTCGAAGCGGCACAGGGCCATCCGCGTCATCATCGCGGTGGTCCTCGTGTTCCTGGCCTGCCAGATCCCACACAACATGGTGCTCCTCGTGACCGCCGTCAACCTGGGCCGGACGGGCCGCTCGTGCGGCAGCGAGAAGCTGCTGGGCTACGCCAAGAACGTCACCGAGGTGCTGGCCTTCCTGCACTGCTGCCTCAACCCCGCGCTCTACGCTTTCATCGGCCAGAAGTTTCGGAGCTACTTTCTGAAGATCATGAAGGACCTGTGGTGCGTGAGGAAGAAGCAGAAGGCTCCGGGCTTCTCCTGCTCCCGGCTGCACTCGGACACCTTCACCTCCCGGCAGAACAGCGAGACCGCGGACAACGACAACCCGTCTTCCTTCACCATGTGA
- the GPR31 gene encoding 12-(S)-hydroxy-5,8,10,14-eicosatetraenoic acid receptor: protein MLPPNCSEHSRAAEVATASLLLLECGLGTLGNAVALWTFFFRLKVWKPYAVYLLNLVLADLLLAGCLPFHAAFYLRRKSWDLGRASCQALLFLRALCRGAGVAFLTAVTLDRYLRVVHSRLRVNALSLRAAWGISALVWLLMAALNHQSALPSEADCPGPEPREESFRHRWREAFFFVQFILPFGLILFCSVGILRTLRKRLREPDKQPKLRRAQALVGAVVVLFALCFLPCFVARVLLAAARACGLRSAAVHAADVTGSLTYLQGVLNPVVYCFSSPAFRHSYRKLFYTLTLRTRRQHTEAPGWDLRDSDS, encoded by the coding sequence ATGCTGCCGCCCAACTGCTCGGAGCACAGCCGTGCGGCAGAGGTGGCCACGGcctcgctgctgctgctggagtGCGGGCTGGGCACGCTGGGCAACGCCGTGGCGCTCTGGACCTTCTTCTTCCGTCTGAAGGTGTGGAAGCCCTACGCCGTCTACCTGCTCAACCTGGTGCTCGCGGACCTCCTGCTGGCCGGCTGCCTGCCCTTCCACGCCGCCTTCTACCTGCGGCGCAAGAGCTGGGACCTGGGGCGCGCGTCCTGCCAGGCGCTGCTCTTCCTGCGCGCCCTGTGCCGCGGGGCGGGCGTGGCCTTCCTCACCGCCGTCACCCTGGACCGCTACCTGCGGGTGGTCCACTCCAGGCTCAGGGTCAACGCGCTGTCCCTGCGGGCGGCCTGGGGCATCTCGGCCCTCGTCTGGCTGCTCATGGCCGCGCTCAACCACCAGAGCGCGCTCCCCTCGGAGGCGGACTGCCCCGGCCCCGAGCCCCGGGAAGAGTCCTTCCGCCACCGCTGGCGGGAGGCGTTCTTCTTCGTCCAGTTCATCCTGCCCTTCGGCCTCATCCTGTTCTGCAGCGTGGGCATCCTCAGGACCCTGCGGAAGCGGCTGCGGGAGCCGGACAAGCAGCCCAAGCTGCGGAGGGCGCAGGCGCTGGTGGGCGCGGTGGTCGTGCTGTTCGCACTGTGCTTTCTGCCCTGCTTCGTGGCCCGCGTCCTGCTGGCCGCCGCGCGGGCCTGCGGGCTCCGGAGCGCCGCGGTCCACGCGGCCGACGTGACCGGCAGCCTCACCTACCTGCAGGGCGTGCTGAATCCCGTGGTCTACTGCTTCTCTAGCCCCGCCTTCCGGCACTCCTACCGCAAGCTCTTCTATACCCTCACCCTGCGGACCCGCCGGCAGCACACAGAGGCCCCGGGCTGGGACCTCAGAGACTCGGACTCCTGA